GACGCCAGGACGAACAAAAGGCCGTACGCGGCTCCCGCCACCCGGGCGACCCTGTCCTGTCCGAACGCGAGACCCGGGCCCGAAAGGGCACCGAATACGAGCCGCGAGGCGGAGAAGGTACCGACGATTTTCTACGGGAAGTCGCGAACGTGGTACCGCTCGCGGAGAGAGAAAGGCGGCGGGTCGAACCCGTGGCTCCCGGGCGACGGGCACCCCGCCCCCCGAAAGAGGAAGACGAAGCCCGGGCCTTTCTTTCGGACCTCGTCTCGGGCGCGGTACCCTTCGACATCGCCGAGACGGACGAGTACGTCGAGGGCGTGGTGCGGGGACTCAACCCCGAACTCGTCCGGCGCCTGCGTATGGGGGAGTTCGCCCGGCAGGACTACCTCGACCTTCACGGCATGACGGCGGACGAGGCACGCAAGGCCGTCGAGGCGTTTCTTCTCTCTTCGCACCGCAAGGGCTACCGCTGCGTGCTCATCGTCCACGGACGGGGCAAGAACTCGAAAAACCAGGTGCCCGTGCTCAAGAGGCACCTCAAGGACTGGCTCGCGCGCGGAAGCTGTTCGCGACTGGTCCTCGCTTTCACCTCGGCGCGCCCCTGCGACGGCGGCACGGGGGCCCTCTACGCGCTGTTGCGCCGCAAGCGTGGACCCAAGACACGTCTCGACGTATTCGACGCGGGAAGCTAGAGAGCTCCGAACCGGTAAGGGGTCCGGAGCCCGAAAGGAGGGAACGCGAATGAAGTACGGACTCGTGCTGTTTCCGGCGGACTTTGCCATCCGGCCCGACACGTTCGCCCGTGCCGCCGAAGAGCGGGGTTTCGAGTCGATTTTTTTCCCCGAGCACACCCACATTCCGGCGAGCCGGAAAACCCCCTTCCCCGGCGGCGGCGATCTCTCGCCCGAGTACTGGCACTCCCACGATCCCTTCGTGGCCCTGGCCTCCGCCGCGGCCGTCACGAAGACGATCAAGCTCGCGACGGGCATCTGCCTTCTCGTGCAGCGCGATCCCATCGTCACGGCCAAGGAGGTCGCAAGTCTCGATTTTCTCTCGAACGGCCGCTTTCTTTTCGGGATCGGCGGGGGCTGGAACGTCGAGGAGATGGAAAACCACGGCACGAACTTCCGTACCCGGTGGAAGCTTTTGCGCGAGCGCGTGCTCGCCATGAAAGAGATCTGGACGAAAGAAGAAGCCGAGTTCCACGGCGAGTTCGTCCGCTTCGACCCCATCTGGTCCTACCCGAAGCCCGTGCAGAAGCCGCACCCGCCGATCCTCCTCGGGACGCACACCGCCCGCGGGAGGCAGCGCGTCGTCGAGTATTGCGACGGCTGGCTCCCGATCGGCTTTCGCATGCGGGATTTCGAAGCGCAGGTCCGTGACCTCCACGAAAAGGCGCGCGCGGCGGGCCGCGACCCCCGGACGATTTCCATTTCCGTCTTCGGCGCGCCGACGGACGTGGCCACGATCCGGCGCTACGAAGAGCTCGGGGTCGAGAGGGCGATCTTCTGGGTACCGCCCAAGGGCGAGGACGAGGTCCTTCCGATCCTCGACCGCTACGCGAAGTTCGTCGAAGAAGCGTCGCGCTGAGGCGAACGATGGAATACAAGCAGATCCGCTACGAGGTCGAGGACGGGATCCTCACGATCACGCTCGACCGCCCCGAGAAGCTCAACGCGTTCACGCCGACGATGTTCCGGGAGCTTCTCGACGCCTTCGATCGCGCGGACGAGGACGACGAAGTCCGCGTCGTCCTGGTCACCGGCGCGGGCCGCGCCTTTTGCGCGGGCGCGGACCTCTCGGCCGGAGAGGTCGTCTTCGACCGCTCGAGGGGGCGGGCACCGACCACGCTCGAGGAACACCGCGACGAGGGCGGCATCGTCGTGCTCCGCATCTTCGACATGAAGAAACCCGTCCTCGCCGCCATCCACGGACCCGCCGTCGGGGTCGGCGTCACGATGACGCTTCCCATGGACGTGAGGATCGCCTCGACGGAAGCTCGGTTCGGCTTCGTCTTCACGCGGCGCGGCATCGTGCCCGAGGCTTGCAGCAGCTGGTTTCTCCCGCGGCTCGTCGGAATGGATCGCGCCGCCGAGTGGGTCTTCACCGGCCGGGTGTTCGGGGCCGAGGAAGCGCTGGAGGCCGGGCTCGTAAGCCGCATCGTCTCCCCCGAAGAGCTCCTGCCGACCGCGCGCAAGCTCGGGCGCGAGATCGCCGAGAACACCTCGGCCGTGGCCGTCGCCCTCTCGCGCCAGCTCCTCTGGAAGATGCTCGGGGCGAGCCACCCCGTGGAAGCCCACCGGATCGACTCGAAGTGCATGTACTGGCTCGGCCGGAGCCCCGACGCGCAGGAAGGCGTCCGCGCCTTTCTCGAAAAACGCCCGCCTCGCTTCGTCCTGAGACCGAGCCGCGACATGCCCGAGTTCTACCCGTGGTGGGAGGCGGCAAGGGAGGGCCGGGAGAAGACGTAGGGCCGGGGCCGCTGGCCCTGCATTCGCGTGCCTGGCAGCGGGCCGCGCCGTCGGGACCTGGACTCTTTGGTCGCGGAATCCCTCGGCCTTCGTTCCTTCCCGCGCCGACTGGCGCGACGGGGCCTTCCGGCCGGCTGGGAACCCGTGCCGCCGACCCGTTCGGCAGGTCAATGAAAGTCACGGCCACCCAAGAGTGATCGCACGGCCCTGCAAAACTCGGCGAAGGTTTCTGTCTGTGTGGGTTCGTTGTTCGGACTACCGTCGCGGCGCGGGTAGTTGTTGTCTCCGTGCGACCGGATTTTTCTGTCCGCGTAGGCGATGTCGATAGACCACCCTGTCCCGTCGCAAACTCCGGGATTCGGGTACTCCGGCCGCCACTGCCACACTCCCAGTGCGTCGAGCGCCGATCGAAAGGCGGCCCATTGCTCGTCCGTGACGGTAACGACCTCGGTCTTCCAGTCGGCGTACCGGAGCGGAGACGACCTGCAGTGCAACTTGCCCCGCACGAGTTCGACGGACCACGAAGGCCCCAGGAACCCGCCGATGTGGATCCGCAGTCGTCTAGGCCTCTTGTGCATTGCTTCCCTCTCCCGGCTCCTGTTCGACCCTCGGGAACCTCCCCGCGATCCCGGACTCCTGCGGGCCGGCGGCACGGTCTTTTTCCCGAGCCTTCCGGGCGCTCGCGATCCTAACTCCGGCTTCCTATCCTCCGTCTCCCAAGCCGGCCTTGGCAGACGCTTTTAAATCTTGTGCTGCTTTCGCAGACACAAAACTTCTGCCTCCGCACACCGGACAGCGCTTCCTATAAAACGGGATCGCTAGGACCCACAGGCCCGATGTCAGGACAACCACAATAAGAGTCCCGATTCCTATTTTGCGTCTTGCCTCGACGGGGCGTTCACACAGTGAGCAGTAAACGGCTCTGCCCATCTCCGCTCTCCCTTCCGGGGCAGTCTTCTAAATGGGTGGCGGGCGAAGGCCTTTACCTCGTACTTGGCCAAAGTCGGTACCGGAGTGGGGTGGTGGCCAAAGCCACGAGCGGCGGTCCTTGCCCAACAACCACGAGGGGAGCACCGTCGACGACCTTCCCCGGGACCACAGATGCCCCTTCGAACCTAGCTGGTCAAGAAGGTCAAGGCGAAGCCCGACGATTGTAGGCGTCGCCGCAGCGACCGTCTCCCAGGCCGATTTGTCCCTCCAACCTGCGCCCCCGCAAAAGCCAGTAAAGGAAGGTAGCCGTGCCGACCGGCAGGTCGAGTGCCAGCCAGACCGACAGCGCTCCCGTGGCCGGAAGCGAGTAGGGCGACCGCCTGTACCTGAGCCACGCTACGAGAAAACACGAGAGGGCCAGGGCACCGTGGAGAAAACTCACGTACCGCGACACCAGTGATTCGACTCCCGTCCCCGTGCCGATGCGACCTGCCGCCAGACGAAGAACCACCGGGAGAACATGCCAGAGACCGACGAGAACGAGTGTCACCGAGTACGCGCGGGAGAGTTCCGACGGAGCCGGCCCTAGGAAGAGGACCCGGTATCGAAAAGCCCAGGAGAGGACGAGGACTCCCGAGAACGCCGACGCGAGGTAGACGTCGAGGGCCGGAAGGCCGAAGAAGCCGAGCCCGAGTGCAACCAAAGCCGGGGACATGGCGAGACTGGAACCCACCAGGAAGGCAGCGAAGTCACCCAGCGGGGGACTCGAAGTGCGCCGAAGTTCGGCCTCGAGGCGGAAAACCAGACCGAGAAGCGCGGCGCCGAAAAGCGGGACGATCCAACGAAGCCCGGGTTGCGAAGACTCCGGACGCCATGCCGTGGCGAACGTCGCGATCAGGCCGAAAATCAGGACGGCGTTGAGCTGCGCCGCCACGATCACCATCCGGAACGCCGGCCCCGGAGCACCCGGAGAAGGACCCGACATGGGAGAAGATTAAGGAAAAGTGCCCGGGCAGGACAAATGCCCTCTTCCGAGCAATCCCGCGGACAGCGCTCGGAGGCTGGGAAAGCCGGAAAAGCGGGAGTGTCCAACCCCGTCGAAGCAACGCCCCGCATGCCGTGATAACCTGAACGGCGTAGATACGGAGCGGCGCTTCCATGCTCCTCCGAGACCTCGTTCAAGTCTCCCGTGCCGTCGGCGAAACGACTCGCCGAACGGAGAAGATCGCGCGACTCGCGGAGTGTCTCGGGCGCCTCGAGCCGAGCGAGATTCGCATCGGTGTCTCGTACCTCTGCGGGCGGCTCTCGCAGGGCCGGATCGGCCTCGGAGGCGCGACGATCGAGGCGGCGTGGCCGGGCGCGGCGGCGGAGGAGTCTCGACTTTCGCTGCTCGAGGTGAACCGCGTCTTCGACCGGATCGCCGCGGTACGCGGCGCGGGAGCGTCACGGGAGCGGGTCGAGCTCTTTCGCGAGCTTCTCCGCGAAGCCACGCGCGAGGAGCAGGACTTCCTCGTCCGCCTCGCGCTCGGCGAGCTCCGGCAGGGTGCGCTCGAGGGGCTCCTGCTCGAAGCGATCGCCCGAGCGTCGCGAGCCTCCGTCGGGGACCTCCGGCGGGCCCTCACGCTCGCCGGCAACCTCGAGGCCGTGGCCGAGGCGGTCCTGACCCACGGCCCCGCCGGACTCGACCGTTTCCGCCTCGGCCTTTTCCAACCACTGAGACCGATGCTCGCGCAAGCGGCAGCGGATCTCGAGGAAGCACTCGCGCGGCAGCCCGAGACGGCACTCGAGTACAAACTCGACGGAGCGCGCATCCAGGTCCACAAGCTCGGCCGGGATGTCCGCGTCTTCTCGCGCCGTTCGAACGACGTCACGGCCGCGGTGCCCGAGATCGTCGAGGCGGTGCGCGAGCTTGCGGCGCGAAGCCTCGTCCTCGACGGCGAAGCCCTGGTCCTGCGGCCCGGCGGCATGCCCGAGCCTTTCCAGGTGACGATGCGTCGCTTCGGGCGAAAGCTCGACGTCGAAACGATGCGGCAAAGCCTTCCGCTCACCCCCTTTTTCTTCGACGCCCTCCACGTCGACGGCGAGGACCTCCTGGGACGGCCGGCCGCCGAGCGCTGGCGCGCACTTGCCGCGGTCGCCCGAGGGCTCGAAATACCTCGGCGCCTCGTGACGGACGCGCAGCAAGCACGCGAGTTTTTCCGCGAAGCCCTCGAGCGCGGCCACGAGGGCGTGATGGCCAAAGACCCGCGCGCCCCCTACGAAGCGGGAAGCCGCGGCTTTGCCT
The sequence above is a segment of the Candidatus Binatia bacterium genome. Coding sequences within it:
- a CDS encoding LLM class F420-dependent oxidoreductase, with amino-acid sequence MKYGLVLFPADFAIRPDTFARAAEERGFESIFFPEHTHIPASRKTPFPGGGDLSPEYWHSHDPFVALASAAAVTKTIKLATGICLLVQRDPIVTAKEVASLDFLSNGRFLFGIGGGWNVEEMENHGTNFRTRWKLLRERVLAMKEIWTKEEAEFHGEFVRFDPIWSYPKPVQKPHPPILLGTHTARGRQRVVEYCDGWLPIGFRMRDFEAQVRDLHEKARAAGRDPRTISISVFGAPTDVATIRRYEELGVERAIFWVPPKGEDEVLPILDRYAKFVEEASR
- a CDS encoding enoyl-CoA hydratase: MEYKQIRYEVEDGILTITLDRPEKLNAFTPTMFRELLDAFDRADEDDEVRVVLVTGAGRAFCAGADLSAGEVVFDRSRGRAPTTLEEHRDEGGIVVLRIFDMKKPVLAAIHGPAVGVGVTMTLPMDVRIASTEARFGFVFTRRGIVPEACSSWFLPRLVGMDRAAEWVFTGRVFGAEEALEAGLVSRIVSPEELLPTARKLGREIAENTSAVAVALSRQLLWKMLGASHPVEAHRIDSKCMYWLGRSPDAQEGVRAFLEKRPPRFVLRPSRDMPEFYPWWEAAREGREKT
- the lig gene encoding putative DNA ligase, translating into MLLRDLVQVSRAVGETTRRTEKIARLAECLGRLEPSEIRIGVSYLCGRLSQGRIGLGGATIEAAWPGAAAEESRLSLLEVNRVFDRIAAVRGAGASRERVELFRELLREATREEQDFLVRLALGELRQGALEGLLLEAIARASRASVGDLRRALTLAGNLEAVAEAVLTHGPAGLDRFRLGLFQPLRPMLAQAAADLEEALARQPETALEYKLDGARIQVHKLGRDVRVFSRRSNDVTAAVPEIVEAVRELAARSLVLDGEALVLRPGGMPEPFQVTMRRFGRKLDVETMRQSLPLTPFFFDALHVDGEDLLGRPAAERWRALAAVARGLEIPRRLVTDAQQAREFFREALERGHEGVMAKDPRAPYEAGSRGFAWLKVKPARTADLVVLAAEWGHGRRTGWLSNLHLGARDPQTGGFAMVGKTFKGLTDELLRWQTARLREIAVATDGHVVHVRPELVVEVAFSDVQRSPHYPSGLALRFARVRRYREDKRPEEADTVESLRRWLPTETAEQGRS